The following proteins are encoded in a genomic region of Nicoliella spurrieriana:
- a CDS encoding class I SAM-dependent methyltransferase encodes MTEYYYTPNPDVEHAKQNWNFELLGNQLTFATDNGVFSKRTVDYGSRVLINSVEIAELPDGDILDLGCGYGPIGLALAKRYSDRHFLMSDVNNRALGLAKENAQQNHIANVTIQNSDGYQAIDATFAAVITNPPVRAGKTVVDNMITGALEHLISGGRLTVVLQKKQGAPSAKKLMANTFGNCKVIKRDKGYYILESTKH; translated from the coding sequence ATGACCGAATATTATTATACACCAAATCCCGATGTTGAACACGCAAAACAGAATTGGAATTTTGAATTATTGGGCAATCAGCTGACCTTTGCTACTGATAATGGTGTTTTTTCCAAACGAACGGTGGATTATGGGTCACGCGTTTTAATTAATAGCGTTGAAATTGCTGAGTTGCCGGATGGAGACATCCTAGACCTTGGTTGTGGATATGGCCCAATTGGCCTCGCCCTTGCAAAGCGCTATTCAGATCGACACTTCTTGATGAGCGATGTGAATAACCGGGCCCTCGGCTTGGCGAAGGAAAACGCCCAGCAAAACCACATTGCTAACGTTACGATTCAAAATTCCGATGGCTATCAGGCAATTGACGCTACCTTTGCTGCGGTAATCACTAACCCACCAGTACGAGCAGGTAAAACGGTGGTCGATAATATGATTACCGGGGCATTAGAACACCTGATCAGTGGAGGGCGGTTGACCGTGGTGCTTCAAAAAAAGCAGGGGGCGCCATCCGCTAAAAAATTAATGGCCAATACGTTTGGTAACTGTAAGGTCATTAAACGCGACAAGGGTTACTATATTTTGGAAAGTACCAAGCACTAG
- a CDS encoding redoxin NrdH, with translation MTQITVFSKNNCMQCKMTKRFLEEHGVDFKEINIDEQPEYIDTLKEAGFMATPVIKADGIEPFSGFRPDQLNKLAVMA, from the coding sequence ATGACACAAATTACTGTATTTTCAAAAAATAACTGCATGCAATGCAAAATGACCAAACGATTCCTGGAAGAACACGGTGTTGATTTTAAAGAAATTAATATCGATGAACAGCCAGAATACATTGACACTTTGAAAGAAGCGGGCTTTATGGCTACCCCAGTTATTAAGGCTGATGGAATCGAACCCTTTAGTGGCTTTAGACCCGATCAGTTAAACAAACTAGCGGTAATGGCATAA